From a region of the Helianthus annuus cultivar XRQ/B chromosome 5, HanXRQr2.0-SUNRISE, whole genome shotgun sequence genome:
- the LOC110941247 gene encoding metal transporter Nramp5, translating to MAGRQHEPRVTGGSNRISAVDLAENPSIPKSNDQKHMNDDQKPGWKKFISFVGPGFLVSLAYLDPGNMETDLQAGANHQYELLWIILIGLIFALVIQSLAANLGVSTGKHLSELCKAEYPIFVKYCLWLLAELAVIAADIPEVIGTAFGLNILFKIPVWVGVLLTGLSTLLLLGLQKYGVRKLEILIAILVFVMAACFFGEMSYVRPPAGEMLKGMFVPKLSGQGATGDAIALLGALVMPHNLFLHSALVLSRKIPNSVRGINDACRYFLIESGIALFVAFLINVSMISVSGTVCSAKNLPSEEMDRCSDLNLNSASFLLKNVLGKSSSTLYGIALLASGQSSTITGTYAGQFIMQGFLDLKMKKWLRNLMTRCIAITPSLIVSIIGGSAGAGRLIVIASMILSFELPFALIPLLKFSSSATKMGPHKNSMIIIVFSWVLGLCIIGINIYYLITAFVGWLIHSSLPKVANVFIGIIVFPAMAIYIVSVIYLMFRKDVVVTFSEPEKVDPNSQISLENGQYGADRSLDAPYREDLADIPLPN from the exons ATGGCAGGCCGGCAACATGAACCACGAGTTACCGGAGGGAGCAACCGTATTTCAGCTGTTGATCTGGCTGAAAATCCTTCTATTCCTAAGAGTAATGATCAGAAACACATGAATGATGATCAG AAACCTGGTTGGAAAAAGTTTATCTCATTTGTTGGCCCTGGTTTCCTAGTTTCATTGGCTTATCTTGATCCTGGCAACA TGGAAACTGATTTACAAGCTGGAGCGAACCATCAATACGAG CTTCTTTGGATCATTTTAATCGGGCTAATCTTCGCACTTGTTATTCAATCGCTAGCCGCCAATCTTGGTGTAAGCACTG GGAAACATCTATCAGAGTTATGCAAGGCTGAATATCCAATATTTGTTAAATATTGCCTGTGGCTCCTAGCTGAGCTTGCAGTCATTGCAGCAGATATTCCAGAAG TGATTGGGACAGCCTTCGGATTAAATATCTTATTCAAGATTCCAGTTTGGGTTGGAGTTCTTCTCACTGGTTTAAGCACCCTCCTCCTCCTTGGCCTTCAAAAATATGGT GTGAGGAAGCTTGAAATATTGATAGCCATTCTAGTTTTTGTGATGGCTGCTTGTTTCTTTGGTGAAATGAGCTATGTGAGGCCACCGGCAGGTGAAATGCTAAAGGGAATGTTTGTTCCTAAACTTAGTGGCCAGGGGGCAACTGGTGATGCCATCGCACTACTTGGTGCCCTTGTTATGCC GCATAATCTCTTTCTTCATTCGGCTCTAGTTCTTTCTCGGAAGATACCAAATTCAGTTCGTGGCATCAAT GATGCATGTAGATACTTTCTGATAGAGAGCGGTATTGCACTCTTTGTAGCCTTTTTGATCAATGTCTCAATGATTTCTGTTTCTGGCACTGTCTGCTCAGCCAAAAACCTACCAAGTGAGGAGATGGATCGTTGCAGTGATCTGAACCTTAACTCAGCTTCCTTTCTTCTTAAA AATGTTTTGGGGAAGTCTAGCTCCACTCTATATGGAATAGCGCTATTAGCTTCCGGCCAGAGTTCCACAATCACAGGCACTTATGCAGGTCAATTTATTATGCAG GGTTTCTTGGACTTAAAAATGAAAAAGTGGCTCCGGAACCTAATGACAAGGTGCATTGCCATCACACCAAGTCTAATTGTGTCAATAATTGGTGGGTCAGCTGGAGCTGGAAGACTTATTGTCATAGCATCG ATGATACTGTCATTCGAGCTTCCATTCGCACTCATTCCCCTCCTCAAGTTCAGTAGCTCAGCTACCAAAATGGGGCCTCACAAAAACTCAATGATT ATCATAGTCTTTTCATGGGTACTAGGACTTTGCATAATCGGTATCAACATTTACTACTTGATAACAGCATTTGTGGGTTGGTTAATCCATAGCAGTTTGCCAAAAGTTGCAAATGTGTTCATTGGGATAATAGTGTTCCCCGCCATGGCTATCTACATTGTCTCAGTAATCTATCTTATGTTTCGCAAAGACGTTGTTGTCACATTCAGTGAACCAGAAAAGGTTGATCCGAATTCTCAAATTAGCTTGGAAAATGGACAATATGGTGCTGATAGAAGCCTGGATGCTCCTTATAGAGAAGATCTTGCTGATATCCCATTGCCAAACTGA